The genomic stretch caccctggagggggcgccagtccttcacagggcaacacattcactgacacactcacacctacggacactttgatttgccaatccacctaccaagtgaggaaacccacatggacacggggagaacacaccaactcctcacagacagtcacccggagccggaatcgaacccacaacctccaggtccctggagctgtgtgactgcgatactacctgctgcgccaccgtgctgccctcagTGGACACAGAGGTTGGATATTATTGGTAGGTGTACTATTTTCagtacagcagtgacactaaggggtttagaaactcaagcagcactgctgtctgatccactacgAGCACAACAGTggctctgcagtgctgagaatgctctgtggtggccctgtgaGGTTTTTGAGTATTGAATGAAAAGGGGCcaataaagtatacagagaaacaagtggactacagtcACATTGTAGAAATTCAAAgttctcctgtgtggtcagtagagctgataaaatagacagtgAATATAGAAACAAAGGTGCTTTTATCTGTTTAAGGCACAGCAAGTCCTTATTTCCTATTTCTAATTCTTTATTCCTATTGTACTGTAACCCACACATGGATGTTACTGCCCTGTTTTTCTAAGGTTCCCAGATCAGCTGTTTTCCACCATCTAACTTCTCCCTGCGGCAGGCCACATATGTGGACTCTTTCTGCTGGGTCGCTGTGGAAAGCCAAACCACAAAGGATGGCTCCCCCCTCTGGCTACACAAGGTAATATAGTTTGGTGGGGAAATGGTTATTGTAACAAATCTACAAGATGTAAAGCAAAGTTGTAGAAAATAAGCGTCTGGTTGATTAGCATAGTGGATAAAACAGCTGCCCTCCACACAGCAGACTAGGGTTTGTTTCCCAGCTCGTGCAggatctgaattttttttaaaaataaataatttattactatatattcattcattcattcattcattatctgtaactgcttatccagttcagggtcacggtaggtccagagcctacctggaatcattgggcgcaaggcaggaatacaccctggagggggtaccagtccttcacagggcaacacagacaattactatatattcagatttttaaactcttatatttttcagttgcagattctatgttttcagattcaaattgtatattgtatattgtttttttaagtttcatttcttttttttcagtaacCGATCCCATTTTCAATTTCAAATCTTTGTTAATCAGTTTCAGATTTCTGGCCCTGTTTTTGCGTGGGATGCGGGACATCAGCAGAGAGGGGTGTGGCATAATGACTGATAGCATAGCCAAAGTGCTGCTGGGAAAGTATGGGAAAGTGCTAAAGTATAGCTGTGGATGTACACAATCTGTCAGAGATTACTTTTTTACTGCTATGCACTTTGTGATGGTGTCCGCTCCACCAGGACAAGCTGCTGGTTCTAGCATGCAGATAAGAAATGTTAACAATGGTGAACCCAGCTCCTTAATCACATTTTccttttcaccttaaatggtactgcagcttctttctctgttttaacACTAAGGAAAGCACATGcaaataaaacacagtataaatgCATGGAATATAAAGGAAAATGTACAGCAAAAGAACCTGTTTAATTTAAAgcacaatttaatgtggaacggaaCATCAGACTAAGAACCTGGGGAATAGGAGCTTATTCAGATTCGTTACCGGTTTGATGCACCTTTGTCCTGATGAAGCTGATGTCATTGCCAGCAAAGTGCTGGctaaagtgtggctgtggaactaCACGATCTGACAGAGTTTATCACTCATTTATTTGACTGGGGCtgaatgttgtctaaaagagcTCACTATAAAGGACTTTGTCACTAAAGTCAATATTTTACACTTAATATTGTGTATAACATGAGtgttcagtgatatttctcAAAGTCAACACTGAGGAAGCTCCTCCGCCTTAATTGCAATACTGTCAGTCCTTATACTACGCCCCTCTCTTCTGATGCCCTGCCTCCGAATAGGGCCAAAAGTCTGGAACTGAAAAACAAGGATCCAAAAGTGAAAATAAGGTCcgtaaccaaaaaaaaaaaaaaaaaaaaaaaaaagatatgaaacaacaaaaaagaagatctgaatataaaaacataaaatcttcAACTGAACAATAtaagacttcaaatatcaaaatttaTAGGCAAgtggaaatgaaaatatttgACCCTAATTTAGCTCCATATAAGAGTGCCTgttaaaatgctgtaaatgtgaaggaAACTCAATTTAAAAATGGTCTGCCATCTTCCTCTCTGCAGTTTTTCCCTTACATCCTTCTGTTGCTGGCCATCCTCGTGTATGTTCCTGCTCTCTTCTGGCGCTTCACGGCGGCTCCTCAGCTCTCCTCAGACCTCAGCTTCATCATGGAGGAGCTGGACCGCTGCTACAACCGTGCCATCCGCCTTGCCAAGAGCCTGGCATCTTGCAGTCCTACAGCTAAGGACATATCTGAGGACCCTCACAGGTATAAAACTTGAAACATCAAGCATAAACAACAAGTGTGATGATTGTAATCAGATAGCAGTTTATAGCATATAGCAGAGGTGCAAATAATTGCAGTAGTTAAAAACTGAACAAATGTGCATGAAATACAACAGttaattatatacacacacacacacacacaaacacattatacTGAATTGACTGATATATATTTGCAAATATATTTGACAGGGTATGCttttgatctgtgtgtgtgtgtgtgtgtgtgtgtgtgtgtggcagtggGCTAGAGATAGCAGAGGGCTGTTTTAAGTATCCTCTGGTTGAACAGTATTTGAGGACAAAGCGAGGGACATGGACTTTGGCGTGGAAGTATCTCCTGTGTCGAGTTCTGACCCTACTCACACTACTGCTGGCCTCTATTTATCTGGCCTTCTACATCTGCCTGGTGTCCCTCACTGATCAGTTCTCCTGCCATTTACAAACAGGTCAGACCActacagttttaaaaatgtgcactCCTGGTCCAATGACAtgcattaatgtgtgttttcatgttCTCAGGTGTTACAAACGATAGTGTGCCTCTTGCAGTTCAGTGTAAGCTGGTGGCCGTGGGTGTGTTCCGGTTGCTGAGCTGCATTAATGTATGTGTTTACGTGCTGCTGATGCCTGCAGTGATTTACTCAGCTCTTTCCCCGAGCCGGCCACAGCAGCACGGAAGTTTGCTCCACCCCTATCAGCTCCTCCCTACCTTCAGCCATGCCCAGGGTATGCAGAACCCCCGTCGTTATGACGACCTCAGCATTTACCTCCTATTCCTAAAGGAGAACCTGAGCGAGCTGAAAAGCTACAAGTGTCTGCAGGTAAAATTGGTGTATATTGCTATAGTtgaaatatcatcatcatcttatttgctgcttaatccatttcaggagAGCGGTTATAGCTGGATCAGACATTTAAAATTTTGATAACACAAGCAGTTTTTGATTGATTTCACTCCTCTGAATGACATTTTAAGTTCCCCTGTTAGCAGGGATTTTAAGTCTGTGCTTTTCTTTTCTACCAGCAGGTGTCGCAAAGGATTACCTTCTTTTTATTCATTGCATTGCATAATTAACATTCATACTCATAAATATGAGTATATTTATAGTATTGCTGTTATGCTATAGACATTGTGATAATGATCCATTATCATTAAAATCATTATCATTACAATTAAAATCCTCCTTGTCTGAAAAGCTTATACTATGAATCCTACATAGGTGCACAATTACACATAATGACAAAATGACTACCCCACAaagtgttaattaaaaaaaaaagaaaacattgttTTCTATGTTAATTCTCAACGTTTTAAATAGTCACTTGTCTACTATAAAGATATGAAAGATTGACACCTGATCCCAGCTTTATGTAAGTGATAATATCCCACGCTCAGAGAGACACTTCTGTGGAATTAGcacatttattaaacaaaattaattaatcacagctttatttgaatattcattTTACACATACACTTATTAAAGTAAACATTTACTTTACCTTCAAATCtgttttaataagttatttatTTGGTATCAAGTATTatatgttgtttaaaaaaaagcgCAGAAATGCACATGGAGATGACACGGTTTGATCACACGTTAGGAATCATGTTTGATCACGCGTGTTAATGTTGATTCTTTTCATGTTATGAACATGTTCTACAGATAAAAGTGGAATTAAAGAAAAATTAGAAATGAGGgatgttaattcattcattgctggtaaatgcttatccagttcagagcctacccagaatcactgggcgcaaggcagcaaaacaccttggagggggtggtatataaatataatttatgtatttatttttttgtttttacgttcctctttcttttctttttctttaattccacttttatttatttacatttcaattTGACAGGTTTGGTCCTCCATAGGTGTGCATACATCACTTGCGTGGAGAGTGAGAGATGTGCACACTCTGTGTgtctgaaagagagaaagagagagaaagagacaccaCATGTCTAAACGTGTGTAAACACAATTCTAAAGCTGCGTTGCTGAACGGCTAAGACCACACCTGCTTTTTAATTATATAGTTGTATACAGCTTCATTTACAACTTGGTTTCTTCTTGACACAAGAGGAATATTTGCACCGTTCTCATTCTCCATGATAGAGCAGATAATATTTGCCCAGTATAATTTTACAGCATCCTTGAATACACAGGTGTTTGCTGGTTGTTTTAGTGAGCTGTACAGTGTATAGCTGCTCTTTTATTTGTGtagttttgttttaataaaatttgCTCCTTTTTTTcaatggtgaaaaaaaaatgtaaattaccCATTTTGTCACTCACGTTAATTCCCTAGTGTGATACTGATGCTATTATATCCCTTCTAGACACCACCTTCATAATTCACAGATGAGCCCTACAGATTTAGGCTACAATGTATTATCAATAACGCAATGTGTTCCATCATTGACTTCTgcagaaaatatacattttaaattatatattttatattttaaatattgaaatatatattgCAGACAAgcaaaatattgcaatataatATGGTCCCAATGTCATGCAGCCACTAAGGACCACTGTTATTACCTTGTATGTCTTTTTGTGTTCAGCGTTTATAGTTACATAAAACTAATGAGTAATTGTAGTAGTTTACAGTATTTCTGTAAAGGATGCGAAAACTCATTTAGAATGGATTACATTGTAAGTGACCACAAATTAATATGAAAGGGGCAGTTATTTAATTCTATTTTGTCCGAAGGAGAATTACACTATTTCAGCTTTCTTGAGATGACTGATTATTactaatatgtttttataatttgtgtaatttttatgtgtttttgtgtgtgtggcatgattgtgttttgtttttgtttattataatatatgaaggttttttttttgtgtgtgtgtgtgtgcacgcaggTATTAGAGCTGcttagcgagagagagagtgacagctTTGACACCATGTGTCTTCTGAGGACTCTTGGACAAGTTAGGACGGATCTGGTGGACAAAAAACTGACCCCAGTTACAGACAGCAACAGCCAATCAGCCCCTCCTAAAGAAGAAGGAGACTCTCTTAAGCTCAAGGGTAAATGC from Hoplias malabaricus isolate fHopMal1 chromosome 2, fHopMal1.hap1, whole genome shotgun sequence encodes the following:
- the panx1b gene encoding pannexin-1b gives rise to the protein MAIAHVATEYVFSDFLLKEPNESKYKGIRLDLAADKLVTFIAVGLPLLLISLAFAQEVSVGSQISCFPPSNFSLRQATYVDSFCWVAVESQTTKDGSPLWLHKFFPYILLLLAILVYVPALFWRFTAAPQLSSDLSFIMEELDRCYNRAIRLAKSLASCSPTAKDISEDPHSGLEIAEGCFKYPLVEQYLRTKRGTWTLAWKYLLCRVLTLLTLLLASIYLAFYICLVSLTDQFSCHLQTGVTNDSVPLAVQCKLVAVGVFRLLSCINVCVYVLLMPAVIYSALSPSRPQQHGSLLHPYQLLPTFSHAQGMQNPRRYDDLSIYLLFLKENLSELKSYKCLQVLELLSERESDSFDTMCLLRTLGQVRTDLVDKKLTPVTDSNSQSAPPKEEGDSLKLKDISTVLLQEKQKEASCGCEKDVRQRMV